One genomic window of Garra rufa chromosome 2, GarRuf1.0, whole genome shotgun sequence includes the following:
- the six3a gene encoding homeobox protein SIX3a: protein MVFRSPLELYPSHFFLPNFADRPLLLASSAPSTRSPEDLSMFQLPTLNFSPEQVASVCETLEETGDIERLGRFLWSLPVAPGACEAINKHESILRARAVVAFHTGNFRDLYHILENHKFTKDSHGKLQAMWLEAHYQEAEKLRGRPLGPVDKYRVRKKFPLPRTIWDGEQKTHCFKERTRSLLREWYLQDPYPNPSKKRELAQATGLTPTQVGNWFKNRRQRDRAAAAKNRLQHQAIGQNGMRSLSESGCTPRSSAESPSTAASPTTSVSSMTERVDTGTSILSVTSSDSECDV, encoded by the exons ATGGTTTTCAGATCGCCTTTAGAGCTTTATCCCTCTCATTTCTTCCTGCCAAACTTTGCTGATCGCCCTTTGCTCTTGGCGAGCAGTGCGCCCAGCACCAGGTCTCCCGAAGACTTGTCAATGTTTCAGCTACCGACCCTAAACTTCTCTCCGGAGCAAGTGGCGAGCGTCTGCGAGACGCTGGAGGAGACCGGGGACATCGAGCGGCTGGGTCGCTTTCTATGGTCGCTTCCAGTGGCACCGGGTGCTTGCGAGGCGATCAACAAACATGAATCCATCCTGCGTGCCCGGGCTGTGGTTGCCTTTCACACAGGCAATTTTCGCGATCTCTATCACATTCTGGAGAACCACAAGTTTACCAAGGACTCGCATGGCAAACTACAAGCGATGTGGCTCGAGGCTCACTATCAGGAGGCCGAGAAATTACGCGGGCGTCCCCTAGGACCGGTTGATAAGTACAGGGTGCGAAAGAAGTTTCCCCTGCCTAGAACCATCTGGGACGGTGAGCAGAAGACGCATTGTTTCAAAGAGCGGACGCGGAGTCTGTTACGAGAGTGGTACCTTCAGGACCCCTACCCAAACCCCAGCAAGAAAAGGGAACTGGCTCAAGCCACTGGACTCACTCCTACACAGGTCGGAAATTGGTTTAAAAACCGGAGACAACGAGACAGGGCAGCGGCAGCAAAAAACAG GCTTCAGCATCAAGCAATAGGGCAGAATGGCATGCGGTCCCTTTCAGAATCCGGCTGCACCCCACGCAGTTCGGCGGAGTCGCCATCAACTGCGGCTAGTCCAACGACCAGTGTCTCGAGTATGACAGAGCGAGTCGACACGGGCACGTCGATTCTTTCAGTAACTTCAAGTGACTCGGAATGCGACGTATGA